A single Blastococcus colisei DNA region contains:
- a CDS encoding tyrosine-type recombinase/integrase, with the protein MAVDDLAVLLPDWRTHLRARNVAPSTIASYLRVGENLVGFLREAGMPTTAGAITRDHLEAFLAALVERVSPATVAKHYRSMQQLFRWLTEDGEIPRSPMERMRPPTVPEQPVDILTDDELRALLDAARGNTFENRRDTAMLRMLIDTGMRAGELAGLNVDDLDSEQSVALVMGKGRRGRAVPYGAKTADALRRYLRARTTHPQAALPALWLGKKGRVTDSGVRQMLERRAAEAGVSNVHPHRFRHTYAHTWLASGGQEQDLMRLAGWRSREMVGRYAASAADERARAAFHRAALGDRL; encoded by the coding sequence GTGGCCGTCGATGACCTGGCGGTGCTGCTGCCCGACTGGCGCACCCACCTGCGCGCCCGCAATGTCGCCCCGTCCACCATCGCCAGCTACCTACGCGTTGGTGAGAACTTGGTCGGGTTCCTGCGGGAGGCGGGGATGCCGACCACCGCGGGCGCGATCACTCGCGACCACCTTGAGGCCTTCTTGGCCGCCCTCGTCGAGCGCGTGTCCCCAGCGACCGTCGCCAAGCACTACCGATCCATGCAGCAGCTCTTCCGCTGGCTGACCGAGGACGGCGAGATTCCACGGTCCCCGATGGAGCGGATGCGCCCGCCGACTGTGCCCGAGCAGCCGGTCGACATCCTCACCGATGACGAGCTGCGGGCCCTGTTGGACGCTGCCCGCGGCAACACCTTCGAGAACCGCCGGGACACCGCGATGCTGCGCATGCTCATCGACACCGGCATGCGCGCCGGCGAGCTGGCCGGGCTGAACGTCGACGACCTGGATTCCGAGCAGAGCGTGGCCCTGGTGATGGGCAAGGGACGGCGCGGCCGTGCGGTGCCTTACGGCGCCAAGACCGCCGACGCCTTGCGCCGCTACTTGCGCGCCCGCACAACACACCCCCAGGCCGCCCTCCCGGCACTGTGGCTGGGCAAGAAGGGAAGGGTGACCGACTCGGGCGTCCGGCAGATGCTCGAACGCCGTGCTGCCGAAGCCGGTGTCTCTAACGTGCACCCGCACCGCTTCCGGCACACCTACGCCCATACCTGGCTGGCCAGCGGCGGACAAGAGCAGGACCTCATGCGGCTCGCCGGCTGGCGTTCGCGAGAGATGGTCGGCCGTTACGCTGCGAGCGCCGCCGACGAGCGGGCCCGTGCCGCGTTCCATCGCGCCGCCCTCGGCGACCGGCTGTAG
- a CDS encoding helix-turn-helix domain containing protein, with translation MNATLTCPACGYSGTYASDALADVHHARHSCAKHRQAIERARRRVHRAQGRVKRDCIHPRARHVHGTRVAYVKDRCRCTDCTAANTAAGRAVHRAQTFGRWRPFVDAAPVREHIRALRAAGIGVEQIARLAGISNSHVRELADPGRNGNPGIRRVRPQTAQRVLRIRVDQASRAPRSHVVATGTHRRLQALIAVGWPHDELAARLGRSSAGLRRSMLSDSVTAQTAQDVGTLYEQLWNLRPPQSTHDQRAAADAARALAAERGWLPPLAWDDIDTDPDPRHHAQHAETDDDLDEIAVERALAGDGVRLEHLTPAEQDEVVRRLTERGRSIRDIAQQLATTKRTISRRRASINVA, from the coding sequence ATGAACGCCACCCTGACCTGCCCCGCCTGCGGCTACAGCGGCACGTACGCCAGCGACGCCCTCGCCGACGTCCACCACGCGCGCCATTCCTGTGCGAAACACCGACAGGCCATCGAGCGAGCACGTCGCCGTGTCCACCGCGCTCAGGGGCGGGTGAAGCGGGACTGCATTCATCCGCGTGCTCGGCATGTGCACGGAACCCGCGTCGCCTATGTGAAGGACCGCTGCCGATGCACCGACTGCACTGCCGCCAACACCGCGGCCGGCCGTGCCGTGCACCGCGCGCAGACCTTCGGCCGATGGCGGCCATTCGTAGACGCCGCTCCGGTGCGCGAGCACATCCGCGCGCTACGCGCGGCCGGCATCGGCGTCGAGCAGATCGCCAGGCTCGCGGGCATCTCCAACAGCCACGTCCGCGAGCTGGCCGACCCCGGACGCAACGGCAACCCAGGCATCCGGCGGGTCCGGCCCCAGACCGCCCAGCGGGTCTTGCGCATCCGGGTCGACCAAGCCAGCCGGGCGCCGCGCAGTCACGTCGTCGCCACGGGCACCCATCGCCGACTGCAGGCCCTGATCGCCGTCGGCTGGCCCCACGACGAGCTGGCCGCCAGACTCGGCCGAAGCTCCGCCGGCCTCCGACGCAGCATGCTCAGCGACTCCGTCACCGCGCAGACCGCGCAGGACGTCGGCACCCTTTACGAGCAGCTGTGGAACCTGCGGCCACCGCAGTCCACCCATGACCAGCGCGCCGCCGCCGACGCCGCCCGAGCCCTCGCCGCAGAACGGGGCTGGCTGCCGCCTCTGGCTTGGGACGACATCGACACCGACCCAGATCCCCGACACCACGCTCAGCATGCAGAAACAGACGATGACCTGGATGAGATCGCCGTCGAGCGCGCCCTCGCCGGCGACGGCGTCCGCCTCGAGCACCTGACCCCGGCTGAGCAAGACGAAGTCGTCCGACGCCTCACCGAACGCGGCAGGTCCATCCGCGACATCGCCCAACAGCTCGCCACCACCAAACGCACGATCTCCCGCCGGCGTGCGTCCATCAACGTGGCATGA
- a CDS encoding cytochrome P450 produces MPTIDLSPLRPERRRTSRTDPRANRATEPVAAGRSGFRRGARALSRAWLGRLVERRIRRKGLDLSELTFLPEGARLPLLRIGTDPVPELAELRARCPVERLDMPFGFAVHLVTGYEQARTILADRDSYSNDIRHLFRDAGPGSTADIGGLGFTDPPLHTRLRKLVAPEFTRRRLDQLEPTIEAVVTRRLDELAAAGSPADLAEYVSWRVPMDVICGLLGLDDADHEAFVRLGTQRFDATGGTAAALGAVSAQKQLLLDVVARQRSAPGTGLIGRILQAEGDAISDNDLAGLVDGIVTGGYDTTASSISLGTMVLLRDPAHAAIVRDGSPADVDRLVEELLRYLSVVQVAFPRFAKRDLELSGCPIRKDDVVAVSLSGADRDPAWAGPEADRFDPTRSPAGGHLAFGHGMHRCVGAELARIELRIVLPALFRRFPDLALAVPEEGLPWRRLSFVYGVEELPVSF; encoded by the coding sequence ATGCCCACAATCGACCTCTCACCACTCCGCCCCGAGCGTCGCCGGACCAGCCGGACCGACCCCCGTGCCAACCGCGCGACGGAACCCGTGGCTGCCGGGCGGTCGGGGTTCCGCCGCGGCGCACGGGCGCTGAGCCGGGCGTGGCTGGGACGCTTGGTGGAGCGCCGGATCCGCAGGAAGGGCCTCGACCTCTCCGAGCTGACGTTCCTCCCGGAGGGCGCGCGGCTGCCGCTGCTGCGGATCGGCACCGACCCGGTGCCGGAGCTCGCCGAGCTGCGGGCGCGTTGTCCGGTGGAGCGGCTGGACATGCCTTTCGGCTTCGCCGTCCACCTCGTGACCGGCTACGAGCAGGCCCGCACCATCCTGGCCGACCGCGACTCCTACAGCAACGACATCCGGCACCTGTTCCGCGATGCCGGCCCGGGCTCGACCGCGGACATCGGCGGGCTGGGCTTCACCGATCCGCCGCTGCACACCCGGCTGCGCAAGCTCGTGGCCCCGGAGTTCACCCGGCGCCGGCTGGACCAGCTCGAGCCCACGATCGAGGCGGTCGTGACCCGCCGGCTCGACGAGCTCGCGGCCGCCGGATCGCCTGCGGACCTGGCCGAGTACGTCTCCTGGCGGGTTCCCATGGACGTGATCTGCGGGCTGCTCGGGCTCGACGACGCCGACCACGAGGCCTTCGTCCGGCTGGGCACCCAGCGGTTCGACGCCACGGGAGGTACGGCCGCGGCGCTCGGCGCGGTGTCCGCCCAGAAGCAACTGCTCCTCGACGTAGTGGCCCGGCAGCGCAGCGCCCCCGGAACCGGCCTGATCGGACGGATCCTCCAGGCCGAGGGGGACGCGATCAGCGACAACGACCTCGCCGGCCTGGTAGACGGGATCGTCACCGGCGGCTACGACACCACGGCCAGCTCGATCTCGCTGGGCACCATGGTGCTGCTGCGCGACCCCGCCCACGCCGCGATCGTCCGCGACGGTTCACCCGCCGACGTCGACCGCCTGGTGGAAGAGCTGCTGCGCTACCTGTCGGTCGTCCAGGTGGCCTTCCCGCGGTTCGCCAAGCGGGATCTGGAACTGTCCGGGTGCCCGATCCGGAAGGACGACGTCGTCGCGGTCTCGCTCAGCGGGGCCGACCGCGACCCGGCCTGGGCGGGCCCGGAGGCCGATCGGTTCGACCCGACACGGTCCCCCGCCGGCGGGCACCTGGCGTTCGGCCACGGGATGCACCGCTGCGTCGGAGCCGAACTCGCCCGCATTGAGCTGCGGATCGTGTTGCCGGCGCTGTTCCGCCGCTTCCCGGATCTGGCTCTCGCCGTCCCCGAGGAAGGGCTCCCCTGGCGCCGGCTCTCCTTCGTCTACGGCGTGGAGGAGCTCCCGGTCTCCTTCTGA
- a CDS encoding cation diffusion facilitator family transporter — MTHQHDHDHADAHHDHDHHEHSGGLGGWLSGLFRPHSHDAADSVDSALESSAQGIRAVKISLVALAVTAGLQILVVAVSGSVALLADTVHNFSDALTAVPLWIAFVLGRRAANRRYTYGYGRAEDLAGLFIVAMIALSAVVAGVQAIRRLIDPVPIEYVGWVALAGLIGFIGNELVAVYRIRVGRRIGSAALVADGLHARADGFTSLAVLGGAAGVAAGFPLADPIVGLLITVAILAVLRTAVRDVYRRIMDAVDPDLVDRAESALRATPGVLEVRAIRMRWIGHRLHAEADLDIDGRLSVTDAHRLAHDAEHRLTLDLPKLEAAAIHAYPAHREPLGAH, encoded by the coding sequence ATGACACACCAGCACGACCACGACCACGCGGACGCCCACCACGACCACGATCACCACGAGCACTCGGGTGGTCTGGGCGGCTGGCTGAGCGGTCTGTTCCGGCCGCACAGTCATGACGCGGCCGACTCGGTCGACTCGGCGCTGGAGTCCAGCGCCCAGGGCATCCGGGCGGTCAAGATCAGCCTTGTCGCCCTGGCCGTCACCGCGGGGCTGCAGATCCTTGTCGTGGCGGTCAGCGGATCGGTCGCGCTGCTCGCGGACACCGTCCACAACTTCTCCGACGCGCTGACCGCGGTGCCGCTCTGGATCGCCTTCGTACTGGGTCGCCGGGCGGCCAACCGTCGCTACACCTACGGCTACGGGCGCGCCGAGGACCTCGCCGGGCTGTTCATCGTGGCGATGATCGCCCTCTCGGCGGTCGTCGCTGGAGTCCAGGCCATCCGCCGGTTGATCGACCCGGTGCCCATCGAGTACGTGGGCTGGGTTGCGCTGGCCGGGCTGATCGGCTTCATCGGGAACGAGCTGGTCGCCGTCTACCGCATCCGCGTGGGGCGGCGCATCGGCTCGGCGGCCCTGGTCGCCGACGGACTGCACGCACGGGCCGACGGGTTCACGTCGCTGGCCGTCCTGGGCGGCGCGGCCGGCGTCGCCGCCGGCTTCCCGCTCGCCGACCCGATCGTCGGCCTGCTGATCACCGTCGCCATCCTCGCCGTGCTGCGCACCGCCGTCCGCGACGTCTACCGCCGCATCATGGACGCCGTCGACCCCGACCTCGTCGACCGGGCCGAGAGCGCACTGCGCGCGACGCCCGGTGTGCTCGAGGTTCGTGCCATCCGGATGCGCTGGATCGGCCACCGCCTGCACGCCGAGGCCGACCTGGACATCGACGGCCGGCTCAGCGTTACCGACGCCCACCGGTTGGCCCACGACGCCGAGCACCGATTGACCCTCGACCTCCCCAAGTTGGAGGCGGCCGCCATCCACGCGTACCCGGCCCATCGGGAGCCGCTGGGCGCCCACTGA
- a CDS encoding ArsR/SmtB family transcription factor, with protein sequence MRADNQTCRRELPEDQVDLAVEVFRMLADGTRIRILWALIGRELSVNELATQVGKLPAAVSQHLAKLRMTRLVQTRREGTTVFYRLENEHVAQLVTDAIHNAEHGGPDVPGHHLADTDLVQLHRDAEGA encoded by the coding sequence GTGCGCGCAGATAACCAGACATGCCGTCGCGAGCTCCCTGAGGACCAGGTTGACCTCGCGGTCGAGGTGTTCCGAATGCTCGCCGACGGCACGCGGATCCGGATCCTCTGGGCCCTGATCGGCCGGGAACTGTCGGTGAACGAGCTCGCCACGCAGGTCGGGAAGCTGCCCGCCGCGGTGTCCCAGCATCTGGCCAAGCTGCGGATGACCCGGCTGGTGCAGACCCGCCGGGAAGGCACCACGGTCTTCTACCGGCTGGAGAACGAGCACGTCGCCCAGCTGGTCACCGACGCCATCCACAACGCCGAGCACGGCGGGCCGGACGTACCGGGCCACCACCTGGCCGACACCGACCTGGTGCAACTGCACCGCGACGCCGAGGGCGCCTGA
- a CDS encoding DUF1775 domain-containing protein — MAASVVGLVLMSAGSAGAHIEVFTDAPVQAGTGPVTLHFMAESESQTVGIVSVKTQLPEGIAPGDVALASGPEGWALTPTADGFELGGPPVAPGVDAEYSVTVALLPADSTELPFKTLQRYADGREDAWIELPSDAAPEPQMPAPVLTVTPAAPGAATPSAPTADETATSGSADTAAPVEASQSTDEESNAGTIALVAGLLVAVAIGAGVWFWRARRSS; from the coding sequence ATGGCCGCTTCCGTTGTCGGGCTCGTGCTGATGAGTGCCGGTTCCGCGGGCGCCCACATCGAGGTGTTCACCGACGCTCCTGTCCAGGCCGGGACGGGGCCGGTGACGCTGCATTTCATGGCGGAGTCGGAATCGCAGACCGTCGGGATCGTGAGCGTCAAGACACAGCTGCCCGAGGGCATCGCTCCCGGGGACGTGGCGCTGGCCAGTGGGCCGGAGGGCTGGGCACTGACGCCGACTGCGGACGGCTTCGAACTGGGCGGGCCACCCGTCGCGCCGGGAGTGGACGCGGAGTACAGCGTCACCGTCGCCCTGCTGCCCGCCGACAGCACCGAGCTGCCGTTCAAGACGTTGCAGCGCTACGCGGACGGCCGCGAGGACGCCTGGATCGAGCTTCCCAGCGATGCAGCGCCGGAGCCCCAGATGCCCGCACCCGTCCTGACCGTGACACCGGCGGCCCCGGGCGCGGCGACTCCGTCGGCCCCGACCGCTGACGAGACGGCCACCTCCGGCAGCGCTGATACTGCCGCGCCCGTAGAGGCGTCGCAGTCCACCGACGAAGAGTCGAACGCCGGAACCATCGCGCTCGTCGCCGGCCTGCTGGTGGCCGTGGCCATCGGTGCGGGCGTCTGGTTCTGGCGGGCGCGCCGCAGCTCCTAG